The following are from one region of the Salvia hispanica cultivar TCC Black 2014 chromosome 1, UniMelb_Shisp_WGS_1.0, whole genome shotgun sequence genome:
- the LOC125209639 gene encoding protein tesmin/TSO1-like CXC 2 produces MMGERCESSRGEREVMGTPERSKSSQIANSIAKFEDSPVFSFLNNLSPIKPVKPVHISQTINPLSFASLPSVFSSPHLASLRESRFLRRHSLSDPSKPEFSTDDGNKVDPNMGVTMNLDEHKESNPDANGEKVGEPPYVCSKLVVEFAETLSCEMDIVGSGLSGLEAKQVAEYACTSSAIVESQRSVNMSETNAEVLGNTIGNCWDSLIADSSDLFIFESPKAKACNESVDPATAFYRSIRNAIQHVQSFGAAACGERGNAAENMSCQPEEGIGMIENMPLQNFRGMKRRSLVFEMAGGHRKNMEDGSARDSPLLLTNSDGNASSDKQIARTKTGSDCSGLLPGIGLHLNALAATHESSTSGRLLIGSSSSAHFPPPTTSQDLLSSYLLESGVDTFKSLLLEDHSLESGYIANEDINPSSPKKRRRKSEQGGDGESCKRCNCKKSKCLKLYCECFAAGVYCVEPCACIDCFNKPVHEEIVLATRKQIESRNPLAFAPKVIRTSDSVSEIIGDDFANTPASARHKRGCNCKKSGCLKKYCECYQGGVGCSINCRCEGCKNAFGRKDGSCASAEHEDVEDENDTTEKAALDSYKASIHDDLDQRKRPPRAYVPPSSSYSGFGNSSLAFPPPAPKWRPHVEGGDEMPHFLAGGGSPIKASSPNRKRVTPPQTLTGLRSSRKLVLQSIPLFPSLASNQ; encoded by the exons ATGATGGGGGAGAGGTGTGAGAGTTccagaggagagagagaagtcaTGGGAACTCCAGAGAGAAGCAAGAGCAGCCAGATCGCCAACTCCATTGCCAAATTTGAG GACTCCCCTGTCTTTAGCTTCCTCAACAATCTTTCCCCTATCAAGCCGGTTAAACCGGTGCACATCTCTCAGACGATAAATCCACTTAGCTTTGCTTCCCTTCCATCCGTTTTCAGTTCACCCCACCTTGCTTCCCTCAGGGAATCTAGATTTCTTCGCAG GCACAGTCTTTCAGATCCATCAAAGCCCGAGTTCTCCACTGATGATGGGAACAAAGTTGATCCAAACATGGGAGTCACTATGAACTTGGACGAACACAAGGAGTCAAATCCGGATGCAAATGGTGAAAAGGTTGGTGAGCCACCTTATGTATGCTCGAAGCTTGTAGTCGAGTTTGCAGAAACGCTGAGTTGTGAGATGGACATTGTTGGCTCGGGCTTGAGTGGTCTTGAGGCCAAACAGGTAGCAGAGTATGCTTGCACTTCTTCAGCAATTGTGGAAAGCCAGAGGAGTGTAAACATGAGTGAGACGAACGCGGAGGTGTTAGGCAATACTATTGGGAACTGTTGGGACAGTTTGATTGCTGATTCATCTGATCTATTCATCTTTGAATCACCAAAAGCAAAGGCTTGCAATGAGTCTGTTGATCCTGCAACCGCTTTCTATAGGAGCATTAGGAATGCCATCCAGCACGTCCAATCCTTTGGTGCAGCGGCTTGTGGTGAACGAGGAAACGCAGCTGAAAACATGTCTTGCCAGCCTGAAGAAGGAATTGGGATGATTGAAAACATGCCTTTGCAGAATTTTCGTGGTATGAAAAGGCGCTCTCTTGTCTTTGAGATGGCAGGAGGCCATAGGAAGAATATGGAGGATGGATCAGCTCGTGATTCGCCTCTTCTGCTAACAAACTCTGATGGCAATGCTTCCTCGGACAAGCAAATAGCTCGGACTAAGACTGGAAGTGACTGCTCTGGTCTCCTGCCTGGGATCGGCTTGCATTTGAATGCTTTGGCAGCGACTCACGAGTCATCAACTTCTGGTAGATTATTGATCGGATCGAGCTCATCTGCCCATTTTCCTCCTCCAACTACTAGCCAAGACTTGTTAAGCAGCTACCTGTTGGAAAGTGGGGTTGATACCTTCAAAAGCCTTCTCCTGGAAGATCATAGCCTGGAATCTGGATATATTGCGAATGAAGATATCAATCCGAGTAGTCCTAAGAAAAGGAG GCGTAAGTCGGAGCAAGGTGGAGACGGTGAATCTTGTAAACGATGCAATTGTAAAAAATCGAAGTGTTTAAAACT TTACTGTGAGTGCTTTGCTGCTGGTGTCTACTGTGTGGAGCCGTGCGCGTGTATAGACTGCTTCAACAAGCCCGTGCACGAGGAAATCGTCCTCGCCACGCGCAAGCAGATTGAGTCAAGAAATCCTCTTGCATTTGCTCCTAAAGTGATCAGGACCTCTGATTCTGTATCAGAGATAATAGGG GATGACTTCGCCAACACTCCTGCTTCTGCTCGCCATAAAAGAGGATGCAACTGCAAGAAATCTGGCTGCCTCAAGAAATACTGTGAATGCTATCAA GGAGGTGTCGGATGCTCCATAAACTGCAGATGCGAAGGATGTAAGAACGCGTTTGGCAGAAAAGACG GTTCGTGTGCATCAGCAGAGCACGAGGACGTAGAGGATGAAAACGACACTACTGAGAAGGCTGCACTCGACAGCTACAAGGCTTCAATTCACGATGATCTTGATCAAAGGAAGAGGCCACCTAGAGCCTATGTTCCTCCCAGCAGCTCATATTCTGGATTTGGAAACTCGAGTTTAGCGTTTCCACCACCAGCGCCTAAATGGAGGCCGCATGTTGAGGGGGGAGACGAGATGCCACATTTTCTTGCAGGAGGAGGGTCGCCTATTAAGGCGTCCTCGCCTAACAGGAAGAGAGTTACTCCGCCTCAGACGTTGACTGGTCTGAGGAGCAGCCGCAAGCTGGTACTTCAGTCCATCCCGTTGTTCCCTTCCCTTGCATCCAACCAGTAG
- the LOC125202101 gene encoding protein XRI1-like: MSYNNNGSDMWGWRNQVYSLEDNTSIEASKSPMNEVEHNVDHISYMFDNETTPVKACGDLPYYVSNNGTSGKESELYRDHSSQVKRRRMLQFESEVLETPICNDEEFLRSKETEQSLEAAISDMSEWVAGFTTSDECLDPSSEGWMADCFNDPGMHLCNEDFNSACGGASDVQIDVTELCNTAPTYEVKNNLSISTPRNVVFKGTKSYMRTPPKPASSVIYPFTFIKPCSLLGHTTLQDINQRIHNPPKPKPAEDEYPTSAFSGKPVVGKTKIHTEGGKGSITIMRTKG, encoded by the exons ATGAGCTACAACAACAATGGCAG TGACATGTGGGGCTGGAGAAATCAGGTTTATTCTCTTGAAGATAACACTAGCATAG AAGCATCTAAGTCTCCTATGAATGAAGTGGAGCACAATGTAGATCATATCTCTTATATGTTCGACAACGAGACTACCCCGGTTAAGGCCTGTGGAGACTTGCCCTACTACGTCTCCAACAATG GGACATCAGGGAAAGAGTCGGAGCTGTACAGGGATCACTCGTCTCAAGTGAAAAGGCGCAGGATGCTGCAGTTTGAGTCCGAAGTCTTGGAAACGCCCATTTGCAACGATGAGGAGTTTCTAAGATCTAAG GAGACAGAACAGTCTCTTGAAGCTGCTATTTCAGACATGTCAGAGTGGGTCGCTGGTTTCACAA CCAGCGATGAGTGCTTGGATCCTTCATCCGAAGGGTGGATGGCAGACTGCTTCAATGATCCTGGGATGCACCTCTGCAACGAAGATTT CAATAGTGCATGTGGAGGAGCCTCCGACGTTCAAATTGATGTTACGG AGCTTTGCAACACTGCTCCTACTTATGAGGTCAAGAACAATCTTAGTATTAGCACTCCTCGAAACGTTGTCTTCAAAGGTACAAAATCATACATGCGAACGCCTCCTAAGCCAGCATCATCGGTGATCTATCCATTCACATTCATCAAACCATGTAGTCTGCTCGGACACACGACTCTCCAGGACATAAACCAGAGGATACACAATCCACCAAAGCCTAAACCAGCAGAAGACGAGTATCCCACATCAGCATTCTCCGGGAAGCCTGTCGTTGGGAAGACCAAAATCCACACCGAAGGTGGGAAGGGCAGCATCACAATCATGAGGACCAAAGGGTAG